The following proteins are co-located in the Microcystis wesenbergii NRERC-220 genome:
- a CDS encoding IS630 transposase-related protein: MAAPYSDDLRQKAVSAVERGEKKSHVCRTLNISRNTLDLWLKRKKQTGTVAAKTNYRRGPKPKIDDLEAFQKLAEQYGHLTQEKMAQKWANPVSRMRIGQALKRIGFTRKKKLMATEKEMKKPEKSFSKKSEVMPRKDLSILMKLE, translated from the coding sequence ATGGCAGCACCCTATAGTGATGATTTAAGACAGAAAGCAGTGAGTGCCGTAGAGCGAGGGGAGAAAAAAAGCCATGTCTGTCGCACCCTCAATATTAGTCGTAATACATTAGACCTATGGCTGAAACGGAAGAAACAAACTGGGACGGTGGCCGCTAAAACTAACTATCGTCGAGGGCCGAAGCCCAAAATTGACGATTTAGAAGCCTTTCAAAAGTTGGCCGAACAATATGGGCATTTGACCCAAGAAAAAATGGCGCAAAAATGGGCTAACCCAGTCAGTAGGATGAGAATTGGTCAAGCGCTCAAAAGAATTGGATTTACTAGAAAAAAAAAACTTATGGCTACAGAGAAAGAGATGAAGAAGCCCGAAAAGAGTTTCTCCAAAAAATCAGAGGTTATGCCCCGGAAAGATTTGTCTATATTGATGAAGCTGGAATAG
- a CDS encoding site-specific integrase — MLFHQKKHPREMGGEEIRAFLTHLAVDKNVAAATQNQALNAILFLYREVLKIELGNIGAYLRAKRSKRLPTVLTKEVKMADDFSDRTTNCDRCPGNSQPTKVRIAHRRN, encoded by the coding sequence CTGCTCTTCCATCAGAAAAAACATCCCCGTGAAATGGGGGGTGAAGAAATTAGAGCCTTTTTGACCCATCTTGCCGTTGATAAAAACGTTGCCGCCGCCACCCAGAACCAAGCCCTCAACGCCATCCTCTTCCTTTATCGGGAAGTTCTTAAAATTGAACTGGGTAATATCGGTGCATATTTACGGGCAAAACGCTCCAAACGCCTGCCCACCGTCCTCACCAAAGAAGTAAAAATGGCTGATGATTTTAGCGATCGCACAACAAACTGCGATCGCTGCCCAGGTAATTCTCAACCCACCAAAGTTAGGATTGCTCATCGAAGAAATTGA